The Cryptomeria japonica chromosome 6, Sugi_1.0, whole genome shotgun sequence genomic interval GTTACACCCTAAGAGTATAATTCACCTCAAGTTTGTTGACCAGCATGTGAAACTTGGGTCCAAACATAAATCATAGCTAAGAGCCTCATAGAGTCAGAATGCAATCAACATAGAGACAGAGATGATGACTTGAACACCATCGAGAATTTAATTCGGCCAAGTAGGGTTAGGAACAATGACTTCATGAATTAAGGTGATTGCAATTACATTAAAACCTTTACCTAAGTGACGCTACTTTTGTAATTGTCAACATGTTGTAATCCAGATATACAACACAGTcaaaggtcatactagttaggggtaGCCTATGGTGTATGACCAACTAGGGATCTGTGTAGGATTATCCACTAGTTCAAATGGTGACTTTTTGTTACCAACCTGCGAAGGGCCAGGCCAATCCATTTGGATATGGCATGGGGGACTAGTAAGTTTATGGTTGGGTGGAAAAaaccctgatgatactttccctccccaATGATCTAATGGTAAATTTATAAAAGATCAAAATTTTTGGCATCTAGAAAATGTATCTTCTAAACTTCTCTATACATTTAATTTGAATTGCTAAACTTTTTCGTTTGTATTAATTATTTTCCTCATAGCATAGATCTCTATTCAATTCAAGTTTTAGTTCAATATTgttaacaaaaacaaaaacaaaaacaaaaaagagtTGCAAGTTTTTCCCTTCTTTTCTGCtacaaagatgtaaaagttgttaatTCAAATTTTCATAGGTTGTTGCATGTTACAAAATACATTGAAAAAGAAAGATGAGTTTGAACATAAATAAGAGACTTTAAAGTTAGATTTCAATCACAGTTATAATTCCTGACTTGGTGCTAATGTAGTCAAAATTTAGCTCATCCTCTTTGCACCGATCAATTTACCTAGCATACAAAGATATTTTGAAGTACATATTGTTTATTTGCAGAGTCTTCCATTCAAATCCTTGCCTTAGATAATGAGGATCTGCGAACATCTTCTTTCCAAACCAAAGCATAAACCCTCATGCCCTACATTCCTTCCTCTTGCACAATTCTATGTATTATCTTTGTAACCTACTTCATGTCTTtttctctaatctctcttccctTCCTACAATTAGAACTCCTCACATTCCTCTACATAGCCTCTTTTCCCCTTCTACTATGCACAAACACTCTGCCTCTTCCCCCAACTCTACCATGTGCATCTCTCTTTGTTTGGCATTGGGATAAACTTACCCACATATTGTGAGGACTAGGACTTCATTCACAACATGGTCCCTTCACTTGTGACCTCAATGCCTATGTCAGATGGGGTTTTTGAAACATTATTGTTGCAATAGCCCCGATATAGTTGTATGCAAAAATGTGGATGCATAGACTAGGAATGTGAATTCTTTTAATGTGGGCTTTCAAAACATTTAACAAAATGTAATGGTTAGGATTCCCCAAAAACTCCATTGCAGGTTATGTAGAAGATGGATTATTGAAAAGGCTTTGAAACTTTCAATCAAATGTAATTGGTGACTATTAAGCCCGACTCCACAACCTCTTAATTGCATCCTTTGTGCATTCTTGGAGACCGCATTTTATGGTTTCTCCTCAATCATGGTTCGAGTCTTCCACACCACTTGTACTATCCACCTACCAATTTTTTTTATTCTAGAGATGGTTGACATGCCCTCTTTATGATAGAAATGTCTATTCACACTGGTACACCTTTTTCTTTTGCACACCTATAGCATACCATCTTACCTAAACATCCATTCCTCCATACGTAGGTCATGCCTATTAACTTCAAATGTCTCAATTTTCCTTCTTCCATATTTGATAGTCCTTTCAATgtgctttattttatttatttacttgacCACATCAAACGGGCTTGACGTGGGGATGTGATTCCTCCCTATGCCTCTCATATGTCTTTGTTCTTGCAAAGTAACTCTACATTCAACTATTCTTCATTAATTCTATATCCAAAGAGCTATTTATATAGAGTGGACAATGAGAGCTCCAAAAGCACCAAACATGGCATTCAAAGAAGGCTCTTCATTTAAATGAGCCCAACCCTTGGATTACCTTAATGGAAGTTGAAAGGGCACTAGTTTTGGCTCTAATATCAAAACATGGAAGATgaacattacattaaatgcaataatacAAAGAGACACATGTTGCTTCTTCCAAGAGCCCACTTGGTGATCCGAAGTAGTCAAGAGGTCTTTACATAGCCACAAATGGAAAATATCAAAAATCTATTTTTTCAATATTCTCCACAtctcataaaattgcatttttggAGGCCTTTAGAGTGGAATTTGGGGTCTAGGTTGTCATCAATCCTTCAGAATCATTGTCATAAGTAGAGTTCGCAAGTACTATTTAACTAGATCTCTTTGAGCTCCTTTTGAGATATAAAGAAGTTTGATTTTCAACCATCGGGTTAGGAGTTATAACGCCTCCAAGTTGAAGtaataaaatacattttttttttttaaatttaattttgtttgttattttttcCCATCCAATTGTTCATTTTGGATTCCAAAGGATGTGGTAACCTTTCACATTCAtgtaaataaatgtatatatatatatatatatatatatatatatatatatatatatatatatatatatatatatatatatatatatatatatattacttcaaaaataaaatgaattgACTTTTGAGGCTCACAAGTTATTTTATTGTCCATTCATTTTTAACAATATTGCAAGTTTCTACATACTAGGTATTCTTGCTTGAATTCACCATTAATTTTGAATTACTTGGAGAAGCCCAAAGGTCACTCATTTATCCTCTTCCCATGGACCATTAATTATCCCATTCTAGGTATCCACATgtgaaaaaattaatattaaataattgtgtccACGACCTACCTTTACCACTGCTAATGGAACTCATGACCCCTtttgaatgtattacaaacaatagtgagaATAAAATTACAAAATATTTTCCCAATACACCCTAAGTGCATTAGGAAATTTTCCAAAGATATTGGAGCCATGTCATATGATTGACAAGGTAGATGTCACCTCAATCCTAACAAATATCATATTATTTTctataaaaaattacatcacacaataaagAAATAAATGTTTGCAGGTGTTACAAATTTTTCCTAAGAGTTGTTTATGGCACTTTATAGACATAATACAATTTTGGTAATAGTTGATAGGTTGACTAAGGTAGTCTATTTCATAGTAGAGAACTTGACTTGTGATTATCCTATGACAACAAAGATGTTCATCAAATAGATCATTCAGTTACCTACAACGATCATTATAGACATAGATACTAGATTCACTTATTGGTTTTGAACCAATCTCCAAATAGCATTGGGTACTTTACTCAATTTTGGTATTGCTTATCACCTCAAAATAGAGATTGACAAAGAGGGTTAATCAACTTATATAAGATCCAATTATTATCTATTTATGGACTAGATGAATCTAAGTGGGAAGAGCATTTCCCTTTGGTAGAATTTGCATATAATAGCTCTAATTAGTGTGCCTTGGAAATGATAGCTTTTGAGGCTTTATAGATGGGTGGAGATGCCAAACTCCATTAAGTTGAGATAACTTGGAAGATACAATATTAATCAGGCTAGATATGTTTAAAGGGATGGATGGGAAGGTAAAATTGATAAGGCAACATCTAAAGGAAGCATTCGCTAGAAATCAAATTCATGTAAATAAGAATAAGACACCTATAACTTTCAATGTGGGGAGACTGGGTCATTTTAAGTGTCAAACGACATAAGACTTCTATTTCTTTAGTGAATTCCATGAAGTTGGCACCAAGGTTTGTCAGGTCTTCTAATGTATTAAAAATGCTTAATCCAATAGTTTATCAATTAGCTTTTCCTCAAACCTTGAGTCAAATTAATGATGTATGCAATGTGTTGTTACAGAAGTATGTACatgatcttcttctttttttttattggTATGCTTTAAAGTTTGGGATATAGAGATAGTGGTAGTACAATTGTTGCATATCATGGATACCATTAGTTGTGATGGTACAACATATTGATGGGACATTGTAAAAAAGTTTGTGGCTAGTATAGTCTTCATATTGCTATATTGGAAAAAAGTGTTGagatgcattatttatttcatcattattttattttacatttgATTTTGAAATCATGTTATGGGCTTTAATACTTTATTATATTATGTTGCATTACAAAGAATGTTATTCTAAGGGAGAAGGAATCTAAGGTCTTATCTTAGACAATTTTCTTGATCTAAAATATGatgatatttgattaaaatcatttaGTCGCTTAAATATGctacatcttttatttttttagaatTGATATTATAAGAAAGAAGAATAAATAATTAGTTAttgattatatattatttatttatttattataagttATATAATCAAATTAATATTGATTTATCAATTAGAATGCTTTATTTATTGTATGTTAGTTTTAATTATGTAAAatgaattaaagaaaaaaaattattatttaaaataaaagtatGAATCAAATTAAAGCTAATTAAATGAtaattattattcttttattttgagATTGTGTATAAGAGTggattatcttatttatttaaaatattaaataaagtcCTTAGATTTTAAATGAGTAGAATTTTGGGTTCttcccatagtgtgttggttaagtgatgttgatgttgttgtgggcaccaaggttcaaacctctaTTTGTCCATTATGATCGTAGGCTTGTGCCTTTGAGGTCccccccatttgtgacctcactagttcatagctttgGTTCAAAAGCATTTCATGTTGTACCAATGGACATTTGGTGCCAACATCattggtcacgttaaaaagtttatcCAACACTTGAATAAAAAAATTGAGTAGAATTTCTAATTATACATTAGCTTGATAATTGGACTCAAAAAAACATAGAACCttattaaattgaatttaaaaaatggatTTAGATTGTCTTGAATttgtattatattaatataataattttgaaaaatttagagaCAGAAAGTTAGAGATTAAAAATTTATGTTCAAATTTAGTGAAAGAATATAGTGAATTGAATGTGACAACATGTTGAATTGTAATTAAATTTGTAAATTATGTTCAAAACTTTTTTTTATTGAATAAAAGATAGATTGTTGAAATTCTAAGGGAATGAGTTCGACCAAAACAAGCTTAAGTATGATTCCAAGTCATTGTAATATACTTTTGAGCAACTCAATTGTGATTAGAATGTATATTACATGTTGAAGCTCATGAAAGAAGGGTTGAGTAATATTCATAGTCTAGAACCAATTATTGAAAACAAATTAGGGTTAAGGGATTGGAAAGCTATCAAATTGGTCTAAGAAGAATGTTTATTTATTGAATAAAAAATTTGGATATCTTAATATTCTAGAAACTCAATGTATTTTTTCTACATGTATTggaaaatatattttgtttatattagtttttgaacttattgtaactaaagtttgaattggttctaAGGTTGCAAGAAGTCTATTTTTCTTATTTAATATCTAAGCAAATAGATTCTTATAACCATATTTGCAAGGCTTTAGCATCCAAGTTGAGACCTAGTGTTTGCACTAATGCCTTGTCTAACACAACGGTTTGTAGTAGTGTCCTATATGGAcaataaggagaaggaaaaataTGTGGGGCTCTAATGTCTTAGTTTGGCCCTATTGTTTGCACTAGTACCAAATCCCGATGCTAAAGTCTACATGAAAGTCCATGTTAGGCACCAATTTTGTCGTGAGTTCCTTGGCTTAGTCCTATTGACTATTAAAGTGGCATTTCCTACTACTAGTGTCTATAAAAGTGCCTTGGGTTAGGCCCTAGTGTCTACATGATTTCTTAGGTTGAATGCTAGTATCATTTGGTCATTTTTTCTAAGCTTTCTTATGGCATTATGTTTGGTAGTATTGTCTGATTTATAATTTTGTATTTTAGGTTTGTCGTAAAATAATGATTACGAAGAACATAAGAATACATAAATTGATTAAAAAACATGAGTTGAATCATAGTTTAATTATAGATAACATTTTTAAGTTTTTAAACTTATTATTAGATAATTTCAATAATCATTTGAATTCATAAAACAAAGTTATGAACGTCTTTGAAAGTAATTAAAACGTGGATTTATCCTAATAGAAAAACTAAATGAAAACCTGGGAGAAAAACTGTACATGTCAAACTTATATAAGGTACGTAAGTGgcctattaaaaaattattttatatttttcaactcactaaacaTAACTAATATAAATAGAGGGCTCATTACACATGAAAATACTTAAATCAAAACTGAAAAAAATTACATGAACTTCCAGTGTTAAATAAGCACGTCCTATTAGATGAATGATCTTCCAGTGATGAAGACAAGGAATGTAATAACAGGCACAAATCATCAGGGACCTAACTACAAAATTGTTGTGATCTCTTCTAACTTAGAAAAGAGAAATTAAAAAGGTGATGCAACACCTGTAAAATGTGCACTTAGCACAAAGAACTGATATAAAATGATGTTGAGATACAGAGGCAGTGAGGACCTTGAGAATGAAGTCTTGCtaattattttctttaattaaATGCTAGGAACATCCAAAAAAACAGCCCTTCGAGCAATACATTACAGAAACATGGAAGGAAATGCTTGGTATCTTCCAAATAAGTATTTAAAAATGTCATGGCATAGCAAAGATTGTCAGAAATCCTCAGCTTTAAAGAAAGCAATCCTGCAAAGCACAACATAAGGGGAGAATGCCAAACAGATAACAACTGACTTGATAACAAAGATGAAGATCACATGGCTGAAAGATAGGAATGTGAACGCCGTTCCTGAATGATTGTTATCTGTTTCTTCATCAAAAGACTTGTGGAGCTCAACAGCTTAGATACATCCTCCTTTGGAATGCCATTTAAATCATCCACTTGCAACTGCTGTGATGATCTCAACTACACCAAGTGAATGACAACAAGACGCTTGGCCTTGGTTGATTCTAAGCCACTTAAACTATCTTCTATGGCAGCTCCTCAGCCTTGAAACTTCCAAAGAAGAAACCCATCAAACCTTGTTCCATATCCTCAATTCATACGCAAAGCTGTTCTTTCAGGCCCAAAAGTCTGAACAAACCATCTGACCTGCCACTCAAGCCCGACATCTAGAAAAGCATTCCATGCTGTTCGGTAGAGTCGAATGTCTAATTTTAGTGCTGCAGGATGAATATCCTTTAAATACTGCAGTAATTCATCATACCTATTACTTTCTGTAAGAATATTTACCACAATGGCCGCCATTGCTGATCAACGGAACCCCCCATCTTTCTTGAAATCATGAAGCAACCCAATAGCTTTGTCAAATTGGCCGACTTTAGTGTAGGCAGCAATCAAAGAAGTATAAGTAACCTTATCTGAAATAATCCCCCTACCTCTCATTTCTTGCCAGAGTTCCTCCGCTCGGTCCAAGTTCCCAGACTTAGCATACACGTCTATAAGAGAATTGTAGATCTCATCTGGGGTGCACCCTGACCCCTTGATATAAAATACCCGAAATGCAGCATTCTCATTCCCAAGCTTGCATACATTGCAATGGCATTGGCATATTCAACCACACAGCGTATGAAACCTTTGATCGTCATCTCACCTACTAGAGCTTCTGCAGTTTGATACATTCCTAACTGAGCAGACACAATGATAATGGAAGCATAAGTCGCCTGCCCTGGCTGGCATCCTAATGATACCAATTGTTTAAAGATGTTGACAGTGTCCTCTGGTCCTCTTCTCTTCATGTACCCATTGACTAGAGCCTATAGAACGCAGTCAGTAATCTTGATGCCCATCCCCCACATAAATTTGACCACTCCAAATGCCTGCTCACACATCCCTGAATCCACATAGAATTGCAACATGGTGGAAATATAATGGGATCCCTGAGAAACCCTGCCTTTTGGGCCTCATGAAAAATTTCTTCTGTCCTAGAGGGTATGTAAGTGGCTTATAGAAAAATGTATTTCATGACTCAACTGACTGAACACGATAGTTAAGATTTGTCTCAGAAAACATGATTCAAATGTTTAGAGTTGATATGTATTATATACATACAAACAAACGTTTATGACTTAAAACATTAATAACTAAACAAACAGATCTAGATTGTGTTAACTAGATCTTCTTATACATTCTTAGAAACCAATTATTACATAAATTAATAAAACAtgtaattaaatattgattttatCTTACATTGAAGGATAAATGAATGTTCTTAACAATTTAAGGgggaaaaaatgaagataaagaagtACTAACTTTTATGGCATTATGGTTTCATTCTAATGATCCATTCGAGAACTAATTAAAGAAAAAAGGGCTTAAAATAAAACTGAATAAGATTACATGAACTTCCAATGTTAAATAAGCAATTCCCATTAGATGAATGGTTTTCCGGTGACGAAGACAAGAAATGACAATTGTAATAACACGCATGTATCATCAGGGGCCTAACTACAAAATTGTTGTTACGATCTCTTCTAAGttagaaaatagaaacaaaaaaactGGCATCACCTGTAAAATGTGCACTTAGCATAAAGAACTAATAGAAAATGATGTTGAGATACAGAATCAGTGAGGACCTTGAGAATGAGGTCTTGCTagttattttcttttaatttaatGCTGAAAATCCAGGAAACTGCCCTTCGAGCAATAATGCTACATGGAAGGAAGTACTTGGTAATACCTCCAAATGAGTGTTTGAATTGTCATGACATAGCAAAGATTATAAAAAATTCTCAGCTTCAAAGAAACCAATCCTCTAAAGCACAACATAAGGGGAGAATGCCAAACGAATAACAACTGACTTGGTATCAGAGATCACATGGCTGAAAGATAGCAATGTGAACGCCATTCCTGAATGATGGTATTTGTTTCTTCACCAAACGACTTGTGGAGCTCAACAGCTTAGATACTCCTTTGGAATGCCATTTAAATCATCCACTTGCAACTGCTGTGATGATCTCAACTGCACCAAGTGAATGACAACAAGACACTTGCCCTTGGTTAATTCTAAGCCACTTAAACTGTCTTATATGTTCGCTCCTCAACCTTGAAACTTCGGAAGAAGAAACCCGTCAAACCTTGTATCATATCCTCATTTCATAGGCAAAGCTGTTCTTTCAGGCCCAAAAGTCTTAACAAACCATCTGACCTGCCACTCGAGCCCTGCATCTAGAAAAGCATTCAATGCTGTGCGGTGGAGTCGAATGTCCAATTTTAGTCCTGCAGCATGAATATCCTTCAAAAACTTAAGTAATTCATCATACCTATTACTTTTTGTGAAAGCATTTACCACAATAGCAGCCATTGCTCGATCAACGGAACCCCCATCTTTCTTGAAATCATGATACAACCCAATAGCTTTGTCAAATTGGCCGACTTTAGTGTAGCCAGCAATTAAAGAAGTATAAGTAACCTTATCTGAAACAATCCCCCTGCCTCTCATTTCTTGCCAGACTTTCTCCGCTCGGTCCAAGTTCCCGGCCTTAGTATACATGTCTATAAGAGAATTGTAAACCCAAGCATTTGGGGCGCACCCTGCCCTCTTCATGCTAAATAATACTCGAAATGCAGCATTCTCATTCCCAAGCTTTGCGTACATTGCAATGACACTGGCATATGCAACCACACAGCGCGTGAAACCCTTGATCCTCATCTCACCTAACAGAGCTTCTGCAGTTTGATACATTCCTAACTGAACATACACACCGATCATGGAAGCATAAGTCACCTGCCCTGGCTGGCATCCTAATGATACCAATTGTTTAAAAATGTTTACAGTGTCCTCCGGTCCTCTTCTCTTCATGTACCCATTAACTAGAGCACATAGAACACAGTCAGTAATCTTAATGCCCATCTCCAACATCAATTTGACCACTCCAAATGCCTGCTCACACATCACTGAATCCACATACAATTGCAACATGGTGGTAAATATAATAGGATCCCTGAGACACCCTGCCTTTTGGGCCTCATGAAAAATTTcttcagccttatccaccatctTGGCCACTGCAAATGCATGAATGAGGGAATTGTAAGAAATCTTATCAGGCTTAAACCCTTCATCTTGCATTTCCCTAAAAACTGCCAAGGCATCAGAGGGTCTTCCAACTTTTCCCAGAGTATCCACAACAATACTATAAGCGATCTT includes:
- the LOC131062603 gene encoding pentatricopeptide repeat-containing protein At5g13770, chloroplastic gives rise to the protein MDGQKRSAPLISLTYSLLQHSHLDPSSTIYPTNFSFSLPFKPPDFLLSNVKFTVSKRQIRFAVVEEAPMEQKSVRIKQDLQVFRRKISNRFLYKTLKTPNSRILGGKVYQVAKQHPKFRLNFRTLKALATCLVDTKQWYALRQLAQDIGSYGLLPDFGTLSRILTESVKSREFDVAEAWTRIMENDQERKVGAYNILMGACMKIRMYDKTISVYRRMRVNGFLLDIHTYCVVMAALRNKGEMEKVMDIYGEIREKGIKLNKIAYSIVVDTLGKVGRPSDALAVFREMQDEGFKPDKISYNSLIHAFAVAKMVDKAEEIFHEAQKAGCLRDPIIFTTMLQLYVDSVMCEQAFGVVKLMLEMGIKITDCVLCALVNGYMKRRGPEDTVNIFKQLVSLGCQPGQVTYASMIGVYVQLGMYQTAEALLGEMRIKGFTRCVVAYASVIAMYAKLGNENAAFRVLFSMKRAGCAPNAWVYNSLIDMYTKAGNLDRAEKVWQEMRGRGIVSDKVTYTSLIAGYTKVGQFDKAIGLYHDFKKDGGSVDRAMAAIVVNAFTKSNRYDELLKFLKDIHAAGLKLDIRLHRTALNAFLDAGLEWQVRWFVKTFGPERTALPMK